The following are encoded together in the Thunnus thynnus chromosome 15, fThuThy2.1, whole genome shotgun sequence genome:
- the LOC137198514 gene encoding major histocompatibility complex class I-related gene protein-like, whose protein sequence is MKTMELVFLLIFFPVTLSVKHSLKFFFTISSGVKNFPDFVVVGLVDEVPMGYCDSISNTPEAKQDWSQKMIEDDPQHLEWYTQECLLNQFNHRVQIDILKQQLNQTEGVHIFQRMNGCEWDDETGEVNGFIQFGYDGEDFIAFDLKTLTWIAPKPQAVITKHKRDRDRALNERWKNFLTQQCPELVKRYMDLGKSSLLRTGRII, encoded by the exons ATGAAGACGATGgagcttgtttttctgctcatcTTCTTTCCGGTCACACTTTCAG TGAAACATTCACTGAAGTTTTTCTTCACAATATCCTCTGGAGTCAAAAACTTCCcagattttgtggttgttgGGTTGGTCGATGAAGTTCCAATGGGTTACTGTGACAGCATCAGTAACACACCAGAAGCCAAACAGGACTGGTCACAAAAAATGATAGAAGATGATCCACAGCACTTGGAGTGGTACACTCAGGAGTGTTTATTaaaccagttcaaccacagagttcaaattgacattttgaagcagcaactgaaccaaactgaag gtgtccacatctTCCAGAGGATGAACGGCTGTGAATGGGATGATGAGACTGGAGAGGTTAATGGGTTTATTCAGTTTGGTTATGATGGAGAAGACTTCATAGCATTTGACCTGAAGACACTGACATGGATCGCTCCAAAACCACAAGCTGTCATCACCAAACACAAGCGAGACAGAGATAGAGCTCTCAATGAAAGGTGGAAAAACTTCCTCACCCAGCAGTGCCCTGAGTTAGTGAAGAGATATATGGACCTTGGGAAGAGCTCTCTACTGAGAACAGGTAGAATCATCTGA
- the LOC137198610 gene encoding major histocompatibility complex class I-related gene protein-like has translation MKTMELVFLLIFFPVTLSVKHSLKFFFTISSGVKNFPDFVVVGLVDEVPMGYCDSISNTPEAKQDWSQKMIEDDPQHLEWYTQECLLNQFNHRVQIDILKQQLNQTEGVHIFQRMNGCEWDDETGEVNGFIQFGYDGEDFIAFDLKTLTWIAPKPQAVITKHKRDRDRALNERWKNFLTQQCPELVKRYMDLGKSSLLRTDLPSVSLLQKTPSSPVSCHATGFYPHRAMTFWRKDGEELHEDVEHGEILPNHDGSFQMSVDLNLSSVTPEDWRRYECVFHLSGVKDDIVTKLDKTVIRTNCVSPSEFPAGPVIGGVVGLLLLLAVCITGVFIWRRRDNGFRPAKSSDSLSSDPSSVKDAVLN, from the exons ATGAAGACGATGgagcttgtttttctgctcatcTTCTTTCCGGTCACACTTTCAG TGAAACATTCACTGAAGTTTTTCTTCACAATATCCTCTGGAGTCAAAAACTTCCcagattttgtggttgttgGGTTGGTTGATGAAGTTCCAATGGGTTACTGTGACAGCATCAGTAACACACCAGAAGCCAAACAGGACTGGTCACAAAAAATGATAGAAGATGATCCACAGCACTTGGAGTGGTACACTCAGGAGTGTTTATTaaaccagttcaaccacagagttcaaattgacattttgaagcagcaactgaaccaaactgaag gtgtccacatctTCCAGAGGATGAACGGCTGTGAATGGGATGATGAGACTGGAGAGGTTAATGGGTTTATTCAGTTTGGTTATGATGGAGAAGACTTCATAGCATTTGACCTGAAGACACTGACATGGATCGCTCCAAAACCACAAGCTGTCATCACCAAACACAAGCGAGACAGAGATAGAGCTCTCAATGAAAGGTGGAAAAACTTCCTCACCCAGCAGTGCCCTGAGTTAGTGAAGAGATATATGGACCTTGGGAAGAGCTCTCTACTGAGAACAG ACCTTCcatcagtgtctctcctccagaagactccctcctctccagtcagctgccacGCTACAGGTTTCTACCCTCACAGAGCCATGACgttctggaggaaagatggagaggagcttcATGAGGACGTGGAACATGGAGAGATCCTCCCCAACCACGATGGATCCTTCCAGATGAGTGTTGACCTGAACCTTTCATCAGTCACACCTGAAGACTGGAGGaggtatgaatgtgtgtttcatctctctggtgTGAAGGACGACATCGTCACCAAACTGGATAAAACAGTGATCAGAACCAACTGTG tttctccctCAGAGTTCCCTGCTGGTCCTGTTATTGGAGGTGTtgtaggactgctgctgctcctggcagTCTGCATCACTGGAGTCTTCATCTGGAGAAGAAGAGATAATG GATTCAGGCCTGCAAAGT ctTCAGACTCGTTATCCTCTGATCCATCTTCAGTCAAAGATGCAGTCCTTAACTGA